Proteins encoded within one genomic window of uncultured Sphingopyxis sp.:
- a CDS encoding primosomal protein N' — protein sequence MEQYRSRARVLLLTAALGPLDYRVPHESEAPLGSVVVAPLGPRRLGGVVWEDESFGAPEPVGDNRLRNLYEIVPVPPVAAPLRRLIEWTSDYYLAPPGSVLRMVLPGAAFADARRPIVEYRATGELPARMTPQRTVALEKIGNRQGLVRELAALAEVSEAVIRGLVNAGALEAVAVSADQPYPEPDPAFAPPDLSDEQTAAAAQLREAVAAAKFETLLLDGVTGSGKTEVYMEAIAAAIDAGKQALVLLPEIALTEPMLTRFAARFGCEPVAWHSGLRSTERRRAWHSIAAGEAKIIVGARSALFLPYAKLGVIVVDEAHETSFKQEDGVHYHARDVAVMRGHFEGLPVVLASATPALESLAMVEAGRYRHILLPARFGGATLPGLSAIDMRQDPPDRGRWLAPPLVDALADRLQKGEQSLLFLNRRGFAPLTLCRTCGHRIQCPNCTAWMVEHRLVHRLACHHCGHVMPPPRLCPECEDEDSLVACGPGVERVADEVSSRFPEARVAIVTSDTLWSPAKVAEFVDNVEGGLVDIIIGTQLVTKGYHFPNLTLVGVVDADLGLDGGDLRASERTFQQIAQVAGRAGRGVKPGEVLIQTRVPEAPVMAALVANDRDGFYSAEAAARKFAGAPPYGRFAALVISSEDIEVARGQAQRLGAKAPVADGLAVYGPAPAPLAMLRGRHRFRLLLHAPRSFDLQGTIRDWVDSVEWSSKARLAIDIDPYSFV from the coding sequence ATGGAACAGTATCGCTCCCGCGCCCGCGTCCTCCTTTTGACCGCCGCTCTCGGCCCGCTCGACTATCGCGTGCCGCATGAGAGCGAGGCGCCGCTCGGCAGCGTCGTCGTCGCGCCGCTCGGGCCGCGGCGGCTGGGCGGGGTGGTTTGGGAGGATGAAAGCTTCGGCGCGCCCGAGCCGGTCGGCGACAATCGGCTGCGCAATCTTTATGAAATCGTGCCCGTGCCGCCCGTCGCGGCGCCGCTCCGCCGCCTGATCGAATGGACGAGCGACTATTATCTCGCCCCGCCGGGATCGGTGCTGCGCATGGTGCTCCCCGGCGCCGCCTTTGCCGACGCGCGGCGTCCGATCGTCGAATATCGCGCGACCGGCGAGCTGCCCGCGCGGATGACGCCGCAGCGGACGGTCGCGCTCGAAAAGATCGGCAACCGGCAGGGCCTCGTGCGCGAACTCGCCGCGCTCGCCGAAGTCAGCGAGGCGGTGATCCGTGGGCTCGTCAACGCGGGCGCGCTCGAAGCGGTGGCGGTGTCGGCCGATCAGCCCTATCCCGAACCCGATCCCGCCTTCGCCCCGCCCGACCTGTCGGACGAGCAGACGGCCGCGGCAGCGCAGCTTCGTGAAGCGGTCGCCGCCGCGAAGTTCGAGACGCTGCTGCTCGACGGGGTCACCGGATCGGGCAAGACCGAAGTCTATATGGAGGCGATCGCCGCCGCGATCGACGCGGGAAAACAGGCGCTCGTCCTCCTCCCCGAAATCGCGCTGACCGAACCGATGCTGACGCGCTTCGCCGCGCGCTTCGGCTGCGAGCCCGTCGCGTGGCACTCGGGCCTCCGCTCGACCGAACGCCGCCGCGCCTGGCACAGCATCGCGGCGGGCGAGGCGAAGATCATCGTCGGCGCGCGCTCGGCGCTCTTCCTGCCTTATGCAAAGCTCGGCGTGATCGTCGTCGACGAAGCGCATGAGACGAGCTTCAAGCAGGAAGACGGCGTCCATTATCACGCGCGCGACGTCGCGGTGATGCGCGGGCATTTCGAGGGGCTGCCGGTGGTGCTCGCGAGCGCGACCCCCGCGCTCGAAAGCCTCGCGATGGTCGAGGCGGGGCGCTATCGCCACATCCTCCTCCCGGCGCGCTTCGGCGGCGCGACCCTGCCCGGCCTTTCGGCGATCGACATGCGGCAGGATCCGCCCGACCGCGGCCGCTGGCTCGCGCCGCCGCTCGTCGACGCGCTCGCCGACCGATTGCAAAAGGGCGAGCAGAGCTTGCTCTTCCTGAACCGCCGCGGCTTCGCGCCGCTGACCCTCTGCCGCACCTGCGGCCACCGCATCCAGTGCCCGAACTGCACCGCGTGGATGGTCGAGCACCGCCTCGTCCACCGCCTCGCCTGCCATCATTGCGGCCATGTCATGCCGCCGCCGCGGCTCTGCCCCGAATGCGAGGATGAGGACAGCCTCGTCGCCTGCGGCCCCGGGGTCGAGCGCGTCGCCGACGAGGTGAGTTCACGCTTTCCCGAAGCGCGCGTCGCCATCGTCACCAGCGACACCCTCTGGTCGCCCGCCAAAGTCGCCGAGTTCGTCGACAATGTCGAGGGCGGCCTGGTCGACATCATCATCGGCACCCAGCTCGTCACCAAAGGCTATCATTTCCCGAACCTCACGCTCGTCGGGGTGGTCGACGCCGACCTCGGCCTTGACGGCGGCGACCTGCGCGCGTCGGAGCGCACCTTTCAGCAGATCGCGCAGGTCGCGGGACGCGCGGGGCGCGGAGTCAAGCCCGGCGAAGTGCTGATCCAGACGCGCGTCCCTGAAGCGCCGGTGATGGCGGCCCTCGTCGCGAACGACCGCGACGGCTTTTATTCGGCCGAGGCCGCGGCGCGCAAATTCGCCGGCGCGCCGCCCTATGGCCGCTTCGCCGCGCTCGTCATCTCGTCGGAGGATATCGAGGTCGCGCGCGGGCAGGCGCAGCGGCTGGGTGCGAAAGCCCCCGTCGCCGACGGCCTCGCCGTCTATGGCCCCGCCCCCGCGCCGCTCGCGATGCTGCGCGGCCGCCACCGCTTCCGCCTCCTCCTCCACGCCCCGCGCAGCTTCGACCTGCAAGGCACGATCCGCGACTGGGTGGACAGCGTCGAATGGTCATCGAAGGCGCGGCTCGCGATCGACATCGACCCCTATAGTTTCGTTTAA
- a CDS encoding PepSY-associated TM helix domain-containing protein yields MKLLDTLHRWTGGLIGLVLALMGLSGTILLYEHLWIGVPGAGDPLRGDLATVAATTEKLMAMPGAQGIIYADERFGLHQLRFGGQGNAGAGAYASQSGDIAARWASQWERPELWIFDFHHHLFAGDSGEWVIGVAGLCGLFFVISGAILWWRTRKTFQLRLWPKRMSRPAIVMHHRDLGIIVAPLLLISVVTGTMMIFRPFAMAMIAPFGSPAEAAKAMEPPKYRSGPLAAKPDYTAMLTEARRRFPDAEFRILSLPRKAGDPIGLRMKQPAEWLPNGRTTLAFDAATGNVLGARDALAMPSGAQAFNKAFPIHASKVGGWTWRILLTISGLSLTLLGSLAVWTFWFKRPKPAKRAAKKAALAST; encoded by the coding sequence ATCAAGCTGCTCGACACGCTGCATCGCTGGACGGGGGGGCTGATCGGCCTCGTGCTGGCGCTCATGGGCCTGTCGGGCACGATCCTGCTTTACGAACATCTGTGGATCGGGGTGCCGGGCGCGGGCGATCCGCTGCGCGGCGACCTCGCGACGGTCGCCGCGACCACCGAAAAGCTGATGGCGATGCCGGGCGCGCAGGGCATCATCTATGCCGACGAACGGTTCGGGCTGCACCAGCTGCGCTTCGGCGGCCAGGGCAATGCGGGCGCGGGCGCCTATGCCAGCCAGTCGGGCGACATCGCGGCGCGCTGGGCGAGCCAGTGGGAGCGGCCCGAGCTGTGGATCTTCGACTTCCACCATCATCTCTTCGCGGGCGACAGCGGCGAATGGGTGATCGGCGTCGCGGGGCTGTGCGGGCTCTTTTTCGTGATCAGCGGCGCGATCCTATGGTGGCGCACCCGCAAGACCTTCCAGCTGCGCCTCTGGCCCAAGCGGATGAGCCGGCCCGCGATCGTCATGCACCACCGCGACCTCGGCATCATCGTCGCGCCCTTGCTGCTGATCTCGGTGGTCACCGGCACGATGATGATCTTCCGCCCGTTCGCGATGGCGATGATCGCGCCCTTCGGTTCGCCCGCCGAGGCCGCGAAGGCCATGGAACCGCCGAAATACAGGAGCGGCCCGCTCGCCGCCAAACCCGATTACACCGCGATGCTGACCGAAGCGCGGCGGCGTTTCCCCGACGCCGAGTTCCGCATCCTCAGCCTGCCGCGCAAGGCGGGCGACCCGATCGGCCTGCGCATGAAGCAGCCCGCCGAATGGCTGCCCAACGGCCGCACGACGCTCGCCTTCGACGCCGCGACGGGCAACGTGCTCGGCGCGCGCGACGCGCTCGCGATGCCGAGCGGCGCGCAGGCGTTCAACAAGGCCTTTCCGATCCACGCCTCGAAGGTCGGCGGCTGGACGTGGCGCATCCTGCTCACGATCTCGGGCCTGTCGCTGACGCTGCTCGGCAGCCTCGCGGTGTGGACCTTCTGGTTCAAGCGGCCGAAACCGGCGAAGCGGGCGGCGAAGAAGGCGGCGCTCGCTTCGACATAG
- a CDS encoding TonB-dependent receptor: MNRKFALAALACTALSSPAFAQDAAPADTAEGEDAIVVTAARTILPPNALPLTIEMIDKEALDQQIAISGSVTDAVATLTPSFSPTRQKLSGAGETLRGRAPLYAINGIPQSTPLRDGSRDGFTIDGFFIDRVEVIFGSNALQGIGGTGGIVNQVTVGAPAEEGVSGRALLQATADNEFSDAGMGGKAAGLVQYKAGRFDASVGAAYELRGLFRDGEGRPVGINLTQGETMDSKALSLFGRFGYAVTDTMRLDLIASRFELEGDGDYAPVEGDKIGGLPTSAERGLPPGVPATNRTESVALSLTDTDFGGGNFVSQIFWNRSRDTFGGEPNPIASFQDPAIASEGTLFDQSQNRSRKIGGKLSYERAVPGFEALTLIAGFDALWDTTEQRLIATDRAWVPPTEFRSFAPFGQANLKLLDGALRLAGGARYENVKIKIADYHTLAATTYDGSDPATYGGVDVAGGSPGFEDVLINGGIIVEPLAGIRAYASYAEGYTAPDVGRITRAVGEAGVDIDDFLDISPIVSNNREVGVEVKRGPLDASATYFWSTSKNGQRLRAGGDGIFTVERERVEIEGLEINLSVRMPIDGLTLSTGYAHITGQSDTDDDGVVDTDLDGANISPDRLNLAAAFASGPVSARIQTQFYLARSFRGPGRDARNDFEGYNLTDAFLRYQTSLGGVSLAVQNLFDKQYISYASDTQRPTDNFFNFAGRGRTFTLGWDYRF; this comes from the coding sequence ATGAATCGCAAATTCGCTCTCGCCGCGCTCGCCTGCACGGCGCTTTCGTCGCCCGCCTTCGCGCAGGATGCCGCACCCGCCGACACGGCGGAGGGCGAGGACGCGATCGTCGTCACCGCCGCGCGCACCATATTGCCGCCGAACGCGCTGCCGCTGACGATCGAAATGATCGACAAGGAGGCGCTCGACCAGCAGATCGCGATTTCGGGCTCGGTGACCGACGCGGTCGCGACGCTGACCCCCAGCTTCTCGCCGACGCGGCAGAAATTGTCGGGCGCGGGCGAAACGCTGCGCGGCCGCGCGCCGCTCTATGCGATCAACGGCATTCCGCAATCGACCCCGCTGCGCGACGGCAGCCGCGACGGCTTCACCATCGACGGCTTCTTCATCGACCGGGTCGAGGTCATCTTCGGATCGAACGCGCTGCAGGGGATCGGCGGCACCGGCGGCATCGTCAACCAGGTCACCGTCGGCGCGCCGGCCGAAGAGGGCGTATCGGGCCGCGCGCTGCTGCAGGCGACCGCCGACAATGAATTTTCGGACGCCGGCATGGGCGGCAAGGCCGCGGGCCTCGTCCAGTATAAGGCGGGGCGCTTCGACGCCTCGGTCGGCGCGGCCTATGAACTGCGGGGCCTGTTCCGCGATGGCGAGGGTCGCCCGGTGGGCATCAACCTGACGCAGGGCGAGACGATGGATTCGAAGGCGCTCTCGCTCTTCGGTCGCTTCGGCTATGCGGTGACCGACACGATGCGGCTCGACCTGATCGCGAGCCGTTTCGAGCTCGAGGGCGATGGCGATTACGCCCCCGTCGAAGGCGACAAGATCGGCGGGCTGCCGACGAGCGCCGAGCGCGGCCTGCCCCCCGGCGTGCCCGCGACCAACCGCACCGAAAGCGTCGCGCTGTCGCTGACCGACACCGACTTTGGCGGCGGCAATTTCGTCAGCCAGATCTTCTGGAACCGCAGCCGCGACACCTTCGGCGGCGAGCCCAATCCGATCGCGAGCTTCCAGGATCCGGCGATCGCGTCCGAAGGCACGCTATTCGACCAGTCGCAGAACCGCAGCCGCAAGATCGGCGGCAAGCTGAGCTATGAACGCGCGGTCCCCGGTTTCGAGGCGCTGACCCTGATCGCCGGTTTCGACGCGCTGTGGGACACGACCGAGCAAAGGCTGATCGCGACCGATCGCGCGTGGGTGCCGCCGACCGAATTCCGCAGCTTCGCGCCCTTCGGCCAGGCCAATCTCAAGCTGCTGGACGGCGCGCTGCGCCTCGCCGGCGGCGCGCGCTATGAAAATGTGAAGATCAAGATCGCCGATTATCACACGCTGGCGGCGACGACCTATGACGGCAGCGATCCCGCGACCTATGGCGGCGTCGACGTCGCGGGCGGCAGCCCCGGCTTCGAGGATGTGCTGATCAACGGCGGGATCATCGTCGAGCCGCTGGCGGGCATTCGCGCCTATGCGAGCTATGCCGAGGGTTATACCGCACCCGACGTCGGCCGTATCACCCGCGCGGTCGGCGAAGCCGGCGTCGACATCGACGATTTCCTCGACATCTCGCCCATCGTGTCGAACAACCGCGAGGTCGGCGTCGAGGTGAAACGCGGCCCGCTCGACGCCAGCGCGACCTATTTCTGGTCGACGAGCAAGAACGGCCAGCGGCTGCGCGCGGGCGGCGACGGCATCTTCACCGTCGAGCGCGAGCGCGTCGAGATCGAGGGGCTCGAGATCAACCTTTCCGTCCGCATGCCGATCGACGGGCTGACGCTGTCGACTGGCTATGCCCATATTACGGGGCAGTCCGACACCGACGACGACGGCGTCGTCGATACCGACCTCGACGGCGCGAACATCTCGCCCGACCGGCTCAACCTCGCCGCCGCTTTTGCCAGCGGCCCCGTGTCGGCGCGCATCCAGACCCAATTCTATCTCGCGCGCAGTTTCCGCGGGCCCGGCCGCGACGCGCGCAACGATTTCGAGGGCTATAATCTGACCGACGCCTTCCTCCGCTATCAGACGAGCCTCGGCGGCGTCAGCCTCGCGGTGCAGAATCTGTTCGACAAGCAATATATCAGCTACGCGAGCGACACCCAGCGGCCGACCGACAATTTCTTCAACTTCGCCGGGCGCGGACGCACCTTCACCTTGGGGTGGGATTACCGGTTCTGA
- a CDS encoding patatin-like protein, giving the protein MREKELRFALICYGGISLAVYMHGITKEIWRLAAASRAFHDGEAIAGSGGVYRDLLAAIAEHGNIKLRILPDIIAGASAGGINGIFLARGLATGKSLDPLTELWLKDADVDSLLDPDARPLSAMTKFWAVPIAGWAMKRRGNAIDRTVGETAQDEVRAKLSRFVRARWFEPPFGGETFTNLLLDAFDAMDAGPHGPPLVPAAQPIDLIVSVTDFAGHKEELTLNSPPRVTEQEHRLVIHFRHDGRAGKRLDDVPALAAAARATASFPGAFPPFTLRELDAALEKRGTRWPGRDAFIRAQLPRADEGDPADRVLIDGAVLANAPFRPAIAALKQRPARREIDRRFIYIDPKPDYKAISIGEPGEPGQEGQLPGFLPTILGSLSAIPREQPIRENIEMIEGMSRRIRRMQHIIDAMKVEVEEQVAALFGTTFFLDTPTPARLAKWRAKAQDQAAARAGFAFAPYGHLKLSAVIDEIGNIVDRLVPPEGPVHVINRRIAMWTEARARGLDRISGRKGAGASSAAIEFFRTHDLGFRIRRLRFLARELDASVEATREKRDPVCEEMRETIFAALGQYLEREGDSWLADLDVPADAGPGHWIDAIAARRDLVALDAETDVVIAAALEKLPKDDRRTMLFAYLGYPFYDIATLPLLQGEGFDEFDPIKIDRISPSDATAIRTGGAAAMLKGVEFNSFGAFFSRAYRENDYLWGRLHGADRLIDIVASSVTGDGAVAGDDLKAIKRRAFHAILDEEEGRLPKVQALIDEIRGEVGT; this is encoded by the coding sequence ATGCGGGAAAAGGAACTGCGCTTCGCCCTGATTTGCTACGGCGGCATCAGCCTCGCCGTTTACATGCACGGCATTACAAAGGAGATATGGCGGCTCGCCGCGGCCTCGCGCGCCTTTCACGACGGCGAGGCGATCGCCGGGTCGGGCGGCGTCTATCGCGACCTGCTCGCCGCGATCGCGGAGCATGGCAATATCAAGCTGCGCATCCTTCCCGACATCATCGCGGGCGCGAGCGCGGGCGGGATCAACGGCATCTTCCTCGCGCGCGGGCTCGCGACGGGCAAGTCGCTCGATCCGCTGACCGAACTGTGGCTGAAGGACGCCGACGTCGACAGCCTGCTCGACCCCGACGCGCGGCCCTTGTCGGCAATGACCAAATTCTGGGCGGTGCCGATCGCGGGCTGGGCGATGAAGCGGCGCGGCAATGCGATCGACCGCACCGTCGGCGAAACGGCGCAGGACGAGGTGCGCGCGAAGCTGTCGCGCTTCGTGCGCGCGCGCTGGTTCGAGCCGCCCTTCGGCGGCGAGACCTTCACCAACCTGCTCCTGGACGCCTTCGACGCGATGGATGCCGGGCCGCACGGGCCGCCGCTGGTGCCCGCCGCGCAGCCCATCGACCTGATCGTCTCGGTGACCGATTTCGCCGGGCACAAGGAAGAGCTGACGCTCAACAGCCCGCCGCGCGTGACCGAGCAGGAACATCGGCTGGTCATCCATTTCCGGCACGACGGCCGCGCGGGCAAGCGGCTCGACGACGTGCCCGCGCTCGCCGCCGCGGCGCGCGCGACCGCGAGCTTCCCGGGCGCCTTCCCGCCCTTCACGCTGCGCGAGCTCGACGCGGCGCTCGAAAAGCGCGGCACCCGATGGCCGGGGCGCGACGCCTTCATCCGCGCGCAATTGCCGCGCGCGGATGAAGGCGACCCCGCCGACCGCGTGCTGATCGACGGCGCGGTGCTCGCGAACGCGCCCTTCCGCCCGGCCATCGCGGCGTTGAAGCAGCGCCCGGCGCGCCGCGAGATCGACCGCCGCTTCATCTATATCGACCCCAAGCCCGATTATAAGGCGATCAGCATCGGCGAGCCGGGCGAGCCCGGCCAGGAGGGCCAGCTGCCCGGCTTTCTGCCGACGATCCTCGGCTCGCTGTCGGCGATCCCGCGCGAACAGCCGATCCGCGAGAATATCGAGATGATCGAAGGCATGTCGCGCCGCATCCGGCGCATGCAGCACATCATCGACGCGATGAAGGTCGAGGTCGAGGAGCAGGTGGCGGCGCTGTTCGGCACGACCTTCTTTCTCGACACGCCGACCCCGGCGCGGCTCGCCAAATGGCGCGCCAAGGCGCAGGACCAGGCGGCGGCGCGCGCGGGGTTCGCCTTTGCGCCCTATGGTCACCTCAAGCTGTCGGCGGTGATCGACGAGATCGGCAACATCGTCGACCGGCTCGTCCCGCCCGAAGGGCCGGTGCATGTCATCAACCGCCGCATCGCGATGTGGACCGAGGCGCGCGCGCGCGGGCTCGACCGGATTTCGGGCCGGAAAGGCGCGGGCGCGAGCAGCGCGGCGATCGAGTTTTTCCGCACCCACGACCTCGGCTTCCGCATCCGCCGCCTGCGCTTCCTTGCCCGCGAACTCGACGCGTCGGTCGAGGCGACGCGCGAGAAGCGCGACCCGGTGTGCGAGGAGATGCGCGAGACGATCTTCGCCGCGCTCGGCCAATATCTGGAGCGCGAGGGCGATAGCTGGCTCGCCGACCTCGACGTGCCCGCTGACGCCGGGCCCGGCCACTGGATCGACGCGATCGCCGCGCGGCGCGACCTCGTCGCGCTCGACGCCGAAACCGACGTCGTCATCGCGGCGGCGCTCGAGAAGCTGCCGAAGGACGACCGGCGGACGATGCTTTTCGCCTATCTCGGCTATCCCTTTTACGACATCGCGACGCTGCCGCTTTTGCAGGGCGAGGGGTTCGACGAATTCGACCCGATCAAGATCGACCGCATCTCGCCGTCGGACGCGACCGCGATCCGCACCGGCGGCGCGGCGGCGATGCTCAAGGGGGTCGAGTTCAACAGCTTCGGCGCCTTCTTCAGCCGCGCCTACCGCGAGAACGATTATCTCTGGGGGCGGCTACACGGCGCCGACCGGCTGATCGACATCGTCGCGAGCAGCGTGACCGGCGACGGCGCGGTGGCGGGCGACGATCTCAAGGCGATCAAGCGCCGGGCCTTCCATGCGATATTGGACGAGGAGGAAGGACGATTGCCGAAGGTACAGGCGTTGATCGACGAGATCAGGGGCGAGGTCGGGACATAA